A genomic segment from Branchiostoma floridae strain S238N-H82 chromosome 7, Bfl_VNyyK, whole genome shotgun sequence encodes:
- the LOC118420330 gene encoding malignant T-cell-amplified sequence 1-like, giving the protein MFKKFEEKESVTGVTQLKSSAQRGIRAKLLDEYSHCEDYLNQIVPKKEAMKIVKCHDHVEIIAIGNELLFFRQRDGPFMPTLRLLHKYPILLSHQQVDKGAIRFVLSGANIMCPGLTSPGGKMAPADKDTVVAIMAEGKEHALAVGILKMSTGDIASINKGVGVENVHYLNDGLWHFRTVK; this is encoded by the exons atgtttaaaaa GTTTGAGGAGAAGGAGAGTGTGACAGGAGTGACCCAGCTGAAGTCGTCGGCTCAGCGGGGAATCCGAGCCAAGCTGCTGGACGAGTACAGTCACTGTGAGGACTACCTCAACCAGATTGTTCCCAAGAAGGAGGCCATGAAAATAGTCAAGTG CCATGACCATGTAGAGATCATTGCCATAGGAAATGAGCTGCTGTTCTTCAGACAGAGGGATGGACCCTTCATGCCTACACTAAGACTTCTACATAAAT ACCCCATCCTGTTGTCCCACCAGCAGGTGGATAAGGGTGCCATCAGGTTTGTGTTGAGTGGAGCTAACATCATGTGTCCTGGTCTCACCTCACCTGGGGGGAAGATGGCTCCTGCAGACAAGGACACTGTTGTT GCAATAATGGCAGAGGGAAAGGAGCATGCACTGGCAGTAGGAATTCTGAAGATGTCAACAGGAGACAT AGCATCCATAAACAAAGGAGTTGGAGTTGAGAATGTCCACTATCTAAATGATGGGCTGTGGCACTTTAGGACTGTTAAATAG